One stretch of Aeromicrobium fastidiosum DNA includes these proteins:
- a CDS encoding SCO1664 family protein, which produces MTIDADLAGGDIELEGRVMPASNATFVGTIGGTRVVYKPVAGEQPLWDFPDGNLACREVAAYLVSESFGWDVVPRTWLRDGPMGVGMVQLWQEVDPAQDAVDLVAASAVPEHGWRHVFDGYDAQDRPISLIHEDSAALRRMAVFDVVTNNADRKGGHVLELAGGHRHGIDHGLTFHAEHKLRTVLWGWVGEPLDADELDGVRRVRDALAGDLGTALDELVTDLELGAFAARCDRLIAAGTFPRPRGEMPAIPWPPF; this is translated from the coding sequence GTGACGATCGACGCCGATCTCGCCGGCGGCGACATCGAGCTCGAGGGACGCGTCATGCCGGCGTCCAACGCGACCTTCGTCGGGACGATCGGCGGCACCCGCGTCGTCTACAAGCCCGTCGCGGGCGAGCAGCCGCTGTGGGACTTCCCCGACGGCAACCTGGCATGCCGTGAGGTCGCCGCGTACCTCGTGTCTGAGTCGTTCGGCTGGGACGTCGTGCCCCGCACCTGGCTGCGCGACGGGCCGATGGGCGTCGGCATGGTGCAGCTGTGGCAGGAGGTCGACCCGGCGCAGGACGCCGTCGACCTCGTCGCCGCCTCGGCCGTCCCGGAGCACGGGTGGCGGCACGTCTTCGACGGCTACGACGCGCAGGACCGGCCGATCTCGCTGATCCACGAGGACTCCGCCGCACTGCGGCGCATGGCGGTGTTCGACGTCGTGACCAACAACGCCGACCGCAAGGGCGGGCACGTGCTCGAGCTGGCCGGCGGCCACCGCCACGGCATCGACCACGGCCTCACGTTCCACGCCGAGCACAAGCTGCGGACAGTCCTGTGGGGCTGGGTCGGCGAGCCGCTCGACGCCGACGAGCTCGACGGCGTGCGGCGCGTCCGCGATGCGCTGGCTGGCGATCTGGGCACGGCGCTCGACGAGCTGGTGACCGATCTCGAGCTCGGGGCCTTCGCCGCCCGCTGCGACCGCCTGATCGCGGCCGGCACGTTCCCCCGTCCCCGCGGCGAGATGCCCGCGATCCCCTGGCCGCCGTTCTGA
- a CDS encoding DUF3090 domain-containing protein — protein MPPTVHGFDWPDRVVVGTVGQPGARTFYLQAQQGSQLVSVALEKEQTVALSERIEEVLDELMAEEGNPYSVPALTPEGLVDNEPLAQPVEEQFRAGAMSLGWDPATLQIVIDVYPILVVDLDVDELAAEQEVEIEVEIEPEEVVRIRIPVGTARAFAKRTREVAGAGRPICPLCSVPMDGDDHVCELPEGFR, from the coding sequence ATGCCACCCACAGTGCACGGATTCGACTGGCCCGACCGCGTGGTCGTCGGCACCGTGGGCCAGCCCGGGGCGCGCACGTTCTACCTCCAGGCACAGCAGGGATCGCAGCTCGTCAGCGTCGCGCTCGAGAAGGAGCAGACCGTCGCCCTGTCCGAGCGCATCGAGGAGGTCCTCGACGAGCTCATGGCCGAGGAGGGCAACCCCTACAGCGTCCCGGCGCTGACGCCCGAGGGGCTGGTCGACAACGAACCGCTCGCCCAGCCCGTCGAGGAGCAGTTCCGTGCCGGCGCGATGAGCCTCGGCTGGGACCCCGCGACGCTGCAGATCGTGATCGACGTCTACCCGATCCTGGTCGTCGACCTCGACGTCGACGAGCTCGCGGCGGAGCAGGAGGTCGAGATCGAGGTCGAGATCGAGCCGGAGGAGGTCGTGCGGATCCGCATCCCCGTGGGCACCGCCCGGGCGTTCGCCAAGCGCACCCGTGAGGTCGCGGGGGCCGGACGCCCGATCTGCCCGCTGTGCAGCGTCCCGATGGACGGCGACGACCACGTCTGCGAGCTTCCCGAAGGGTTCCGGTGA
- a CDS encoding histidine phosphatase family protein, with protein sequence MATVILVRHGRTTANATGVLAGRTAGVRLDDVGRAQADRTGERLAVVPLVGLVSSPLERCRQTSKAILARQAEAPTGPITPVIDKAITECDYGDWQGRKLSELASEDLWKVVQTQPSAAAFPGGEAMHAMQARAVAAIRRHDAAFEAEHGPGAVWVAVSHGDVIKSILADALGMHLDLFQRIGVNPASVSIVRYGASRPDVVSTNTDAGDLSWLKAAPAPADAQVGGGAGHEAPVTTRS encoded by the coding sequence ATGGCCACAGTCATCCTGGTGCGGCACGGCCGCACCACCGCCAACGCGACCGGCGTGCTCGCCGGCCGCACCGCCGGCGTCCGACTCGACGACGTCGGACGCGCGCAGGCCGACCGCACCGGCGAACGCCTGGCGGTCGTCCCGCTCGTCGGCCTCGTGTCGAGCCCCTTGGAGCGGTGCCGACAGACGTCGAAGGCGATCCTCGCGCGCCAGGCCGAGGCACCGACCGGCCCGATCACGCCGGTCATCGACAAGGCGATCACGGAGTGCGACTACGGCGACTGGCAGGGTCGCAAGCTCAGCGAGCTCGCGAGCGAGGACCTCTGGAAGGTCGTGCAGACGCAGCCCTCGGCGGCAGCCTTTCCCGGCGGCGAGGCGATGCACGCGATGCAGGCCCGCGCGGTCGCCGCGATCCGCCGGCACGACGCGGCGTTCGAGGCCGAGCACGGACCCGGCGCGGTGTGGGTCGCGGTGAGCCACGGCGACGTCATCAAGTCGATCCTCGCCGACGCCCTCGGCATGCACCTCGACCTGTTCCAGCGCATCGGTGTCAACCCCGCCTCTGTCTCGATCGTCCGCTACGGGGCCAGCCGGCCCGACGTCGTCTCGACCAACACCGACGCCGGCGACCTGTCGTGGCTCAAGGCCGCTCCCGCGCCGGCCGACGCCCAGGTGGGCGGCGGGGCGGGCCACGAAGCGCCCGTCACGACCCGCTCCTAG
- a CDS encoding FAD-dependent oxidoreductase encodes MTYVVTQACCADASCMSVCPVNCIHPAPGEPDFGHTEMVYVDPNSCIDCGACADACPVSAIKPLELLTGDEQVFGDINAAFYDDRSVELTWSAPTFPVVEAPRDRPLRVAVVGTGPAASYAARELLTTSSAHVSMIDRLPVAGGLVRAGVAPDHPDTKRLAEMFTWTYDHPRTRMFLNVDVGTDVTHDDLLTHHDAVVYAVGARLDRPLGVPGEQLPGVHGSPEVVGWYNSHTDVPASAVDVATDRVVIVGNGNVALDVARILLGDVTALERTDIADHALAALRSAPVREVVVVGRRGPGQAAFTRPELLMMPRGIDVVIEADGQVADELAAAAPGSKAAMLRDLPLVDVDWTRPPQADGRRLVLAFHRTVDEITGTDRVEGVRLGRVGTDRATVVPTGLVVRSTGHRGSPVADLPFDPATATIPHDAGRVVDPATGEPLPGAYVVGWIKRGAVGGIGANRTDAQETVATLLGDAREGRLPAPAKTGTRTFARLLRSRGVDVVDRRRMRRIDAGERRRGASTGRPRVKFATVEEMLGGRPR; translated from the coding sequence ATGACCTACGTCGTCACCCAGGCCTGCTGCGCCGATGCCTCGTGCATGTCGGTGTGCCCGGTCAACTGCATCCACCCGGCTCCGGGTGAGCCCGACTTCGGGCACACCGAGATGGTCTACGTCGACCCCAACAGCTGCATCGACTGCGGCGCGTGCGCCGATGCGTGCCCCGTGTCGGCGATCAAGCCGCTCGAGCTGCTGACGGGCGACGAGCAGGTCTTCGGCGACATCAACGCCGCGTTCTACGACGACCGGTCGGTTGAGCTGACGTGGTCGGCACCGACGTTCCCGGTCGTCGAGGCACCCCGTGATCGTCCGCTGCGGGTCGCGGTCGTCGGCACCGGACCGGCCGCGTCCTACGCGGCCCGTGAGCTGTTGACGACGTCATCGGCGCACGTGTCGATGATCGACCGCCTGCCCGTCGCGGGTGGGCTGGTGCGGGCGGGCGTCGCTCCCGACCACCCCGACACCAAGCGGCTCGCCGAGATGTTCACCTGGACGTACGACCACCCCCGCACGCGGATGTTCCTCAACGTCGACGTCGGCACCGACGTCACCCACGACGACCTGCTCACGCACCACGACGCCGTGGTCTACGCGGTCGGCGCACGTCTCGACCGGCCGCTCGGCGTCCCCGGCGAGCAGCTGCCCGGCGTGCACGGCTCCCCCGAGGTCGTCGGCTGGTACAACAGCCACACCGACGTGCCCGCCTCCGCGGTCGACGTCGCGACCGACCGAGTCGTCATCGTCGGCAACGGCAACGTCGCCCTCGACGTCGCACGCATCCTGCTGGGCGACGTGACGGCGCTCGAGCGCACCGACATCGCCGACCACGCCCTGGCGGCGCTGCGGTCCGCGCCGGTGCGCGAGGTGGTCGTCGTCGGACGACGCGGCCCCGGCCAGGCGGCATTCACGCGCCCCGAGCTGCTCATGATGCCCCGCGGCATCGACGTCGTGATCGAGGCCGACGGCCAGGTCGCCGACGAGCTCGCGGCCGCGGCACCCGGCTCGAAGGCCGCGATGCTGCGTGACCTGCCGCTGGTCGACGTCGACTGGACGCGCCCGCCGCAGGCCGACGGTCGCCGCCTCGTCCTGGCCTTCCACCGCACGGTCGACGAGATCACCGGCACCGACCGCGTCGAGGGTGTCCGGCTCGGCCGCGTCGGCACCGACCGCGCCACCGTCGTCCCCACGGGTCTGGTCGTCCGGTCGACGGGCCACCGCGGATCACCCGTCGCCGACCTGCCGTTCGACCCCGCCACGGCGACGATCCCGCACGACGCCGGACGCGTCGTCGACCCGGCGACGGGCGAGCCCCTGCCCGGCGCCTACGTCGTCGGCTGGATCAAGCGCGGCGCCGTCGGCGGCATCGGTGCCAACCGCACGGACGCGCAGGAGACCGTGGCGACGCTGCTGGGCGATGCGCGCGAGGGCCGGCTGCCTGCTCCGGCCAAGACGGGTACCCGGACGTTCGCCCGCCTGCTGCGCTCGCGCGGCGTCGACGTCGTCGACCGGCGACGCATGCGCAGGATCGACGCGGGCGAGCGCAGGCGCGGGGCCAGCACCGGTCGTCCACGGGTCAAGTTCGCGACGGTCGAGGAGATGCTCGGCGGCCGGCCGCGCTGA
- a CDS encoding AurF N-oxygenase family protein gives MTITADEFRTSIDPDDELARLLVSSQKLSYDPQTEVDWDTPLDPSHYGLNPEWSTLYGTPLWDEMTEDQRVQLTRHEVGSIMSTGIWFEMILQQMLLREQYTTDVTSSEFQFALTEIADECRHSLMFARACQAMGVPHYTPARPVVEAARALKTVAANEVAYGSILVAEEILDVMQRDWMRGENVLPIVRTTSKIHVVEEARHMKFARHEIRQHLEGVSALRRRQSAWVIATAAYVIVKSMVNPAVYEAVGLDRKRAVAAAKANEHHHNLMRLSCVHLMDFLSEAGLLTPAAMRRYRAAHML, from the coding sequence ATGACCATCACCGCCGATGAGTTCCGCACCTCGATCGATCCCGATGACGAGCTGGCCCGCCTGCTGGTGTCGTCGCAGAAGCTCTCGTACGACCCGCAGACCGAGGTCGACTGGGACACCCCCCTCGACCCGTCCCACTACGGCCTCAACCCCGAGTGGTCGACGCTCTACGGCACGCCGCTGTGGGACGAGATGACCGAGGACCAGCGCGTGCAGCTGACCCGCCACGAGGTCGGCTCGATCATGAGCACCGGCATCTGGTTCGAGATGATCCTGCAGCAGATGCTGCTGCGCGAGCAGTACACCACCGACGTCACGTCGTCGGAGTTCCAGTTCGCGCTCACCGAGATCGCCGACGAGTGCCGCCACTCCCTGATGTTCGCCAGGGCGTGCCAGGCCATGGGCGTCCCGCACTACACGCCGGCCCGCCCCGTCGTCGAGGCCGCCCGGGCGCTCAAGACCGTCGCCGCCAACGAGGTCGCCTACGGGTCGATCCTGGTCGCCGAGGAGATCCTCGACGTCATGCAGCGCGACTGGATGCGCGGCGAGAACGTGCTGCCGATCGTCCGCACCACGAGCAAGATCCACGTGGTCGAGGAGGCGCGGCACATGAAGTTCGCCCGCCACGAGATCCGCCAGCACCTCGAGGGCGTCAGCGCCCTGCGTCGCCGCCAGAGCGCCTGGGTCATCGCGACCGCCGCCTACGTCATCGTCAAGAGCATGGTCAACCCCGCCGTCTACGAGGCCGTGGGACTCGACCGCAAGCGCGCCGTCGCCGCGGCCAAGGCCAACGAGCACCACCACAACCTGATGCGGCTCAGCTGCGTGCACCTCATGGACTTCTTGTCCGAGGCCGGCCTGCTGACCCCCGCCGCGATGCGTCGCTACCGCGCCGCGCACATGCTCTGA
- a CDS encoding ribosomal protein bL36, which produces MKVRSSIRSLKNQPGSQVVRRRGRTFVLNRQNPRLKARQG; this is translated from the coding sequence ATGAAGGTCCGCAGCTCCATCCGCTCGCTCAAGAACCAGCCCGGCTCGCAGGTCGTCCGTCGTCGCGGTCGCACCTTCGTCCTCAACCGGCAGAACCCCCGACTCAAGGCCCGCCAGGGCTGA
- the arfB gene encoding alternative ribosome rescue aminoacyl-tRNA hydrolase ArfB, whose protein sequence is MGRHVVPGSELAWRSSRSSGAGGQHVNTTDTRVELIWSLADTAALSPAQKELAATRLAHRLVGGTITIVSSQYRSQHRNREAARVRLEELVADAIVPPRPRRATRPTRGSKERRLDAKKRRSSIKQGRGNPSWE, encoded by the coding sequence ATGGGACGCCATGTCGTACCCGGCAGCGAGCTGGCCTGGCGGTCCTCCCGATCGTCCGGCGCAGGCGGCCAGCACGTCAACACGACCGACACCCGCGTCGAGCTGATCTGGTCGCTCGCCGACACAGCCGCCCTCTCCCCTGCCCAGAAGGAACTGGCCGCGACCCGGCTGGCCCACCGCCTGGTCGGCGGGACGATCACGATCGTCTCGTCGCAGTACCGCTCGCAGCACCGCAACCGCGAGGCCGCTCGCGTCCGGCTCGAGGAGCTCGTGGCCGACGCCATCGTCCCGCCGCGTCCGCGGCGGGCGACGCGGCCCACCCGCGGCTCCAAGGAGCGCCGGCTGGACGCCAAGAAACGGCGCAGCTCGATCAAGCAGGGGCGCGGCAACCCGTCGTGGGAATAG
- a CDS encoding PadR family transcriptional regulator → MRSNDFSQTRRPDDRQRGRHYPDRGFGGDFGRDFPFGPGGGRPRGRRRGGRGGDVRAAALLLLAEAPKHGYQLIQEIGERSEGSWTPSPGSIYPVLQQLEDEGLISFERVDGRKTATLTDEGTAHVEQHRDELGTPWEGGRGDEPHEMRELASSLKGFITAWKQVAQAGTPEQRQRANTVVDDARKAMYRILADDDA, encoded by the coding sequence ATGCGAAGCAATGACTTCTCACAGACACGCCGCCCCGACGATCGTCAGCGCGGCAGGCACTACCCGGACCGTGGGTTCGGCGGCGACTTCGGTCGCGACTTCCCGTTCGGTCCCGGCGGCGGTCGCCCCCGCGGCAGGCGTCGCGGCGGGCGGGGCGGCGACGTCCGCGCGGCCGCACTGCTGCTGCTGGCCGAGGCACCCAAGCACGGCTACCAGCTGATCCAGGAGATCGGGGAGCGCAGCGAGGGGTCCTGGACCCCGAGCCCCGGCTCGATCTACCCCGTGCTCCAACAGCTCGAGGATGAGGGACTCATCTCCTTCGAGCGCGTCGACGGACGCAAGACCGCGACCCTGACCGACGAGGGCACCGCCCACGTCGAGCAGCACCGCGACGAGCTCGGAACCCCGTGGGAGGGGGGCCGAGGAGACGAGCCGCACGAGATGCGCGAGCTCGCCTCGTCCCTCAAGGGCTTCATCACGGCCTGGAAGCAGGTCGCCCAGGCAGGCACCCCCGAGCAGCGCCAGCGCGCGAACACGGTCGTCGACGACGCCCGGAAGGCGATGTACCGCATACTGGCCGACGACGACGCGTGA